In Ischnura elegans chromosome 6, ioIscEleg1.1, whole genome shotgun sequence, one genomic interval encodes:
- the LOC124161529 gene encoding serine/arginine repetitive matrix protein 2-like isoform X1, translating to MDAAIKPRAMADDSDEEDLEALRLAALQSIKSKPTVVVPRRRPKLAGRPNRNFFRGSVNPNLISIVPVENPLEKSEPAKKVKSDDPPPLVLPQHRYCKTEVKTEKAEEKPQVSTKFSRFEDSNSGDSDDDYDDEFDEKSSDSDHACETAEKAVKAEPDDADDDELLLQDEDSLGKFFNEIDDVPEEKNNTESPVKKEKVRPSGVKTTQSSGNLKKPIVKKELGSLEDSSSGLKSVMSDRSSVSKVVVNKTDNLNMRESGVSVKTKVEDNKVLKEGSPLKKAVKASVEDDKRINRPCVMGRNRSPSPTRGKLQDRGEVSPILSRKKNDSPVRRKPSPPSPGSLSPLCKTQLSQLPVGKQPHPPRSLPSRNSPQDMTPPSYWGSQSNSNHGYPHGVSSREWSSSPRKWSGPQVPGSLSDPPRHLAPKNISPPRQRRSSKSPFRGVSRVRRSSDRDWSTSPPRRRYKDFDTPPDSLRSSNDGRKSSRRRSLSPVRLGDRSRYAGKMSEVPLSGRFSPDKKSLRRSRSRSPRFSPPKKNSHRSRSRSPRYSPVFRSSHRSRSRSPRFPPTSKSSLRSHSRSPRFSPVRKRSCSPRLSPVRKRSRSPRISPLRKRSRSRSFSPVRKRSRSPRLSPIRKRSRSPRISPARRRSRSPRFSPVRKRSRSPRFSPLRKDSRSPLKTRRSLSPARSLSRTPSLSPSPDREGKSAAGNYRRHKSPLRLPGFRPPRPQDGRTFRPDGKVNRKDSDRRVKRLNGPSRKMVDSRQEVSKIRPLSTKSEDKSSEPVSEEKVDSLDKEVDKSPVNIPPPSSWSSEDDGESDSESRFKGTDSKAVQPSVTPPKPVQSALLRVKDLKELVSPDKTSPKKKKNKRNKKMLSKTKALDNSPEPQSKRLNEVDLRAELSRRRAERVNKSKGTNSDVPVRLVQSALQSIGSKPNSLDSERSTLKSYAAKSDAGTELMISKKKPIHLRLGLPVARNPDPPELTSSAGSLLPRISGLDNADSDPGAEGGNSKWRKVKLKRSVTVEKSQSRGTPTTNNASGKEQVMSVSQLMLLILAGVWCGHRRRLGPSSSSSPLPYLSPHSDDVSKSLSSPLLSGQEKSCQKNTGDSILGCPVTNFSCSVNFYIVGIKKYLYLPSGKLTKKNSSFHHNLTRVYLEYKN from the exons ATGGATGCTGCCATTAAG CCTAGAGCTATGGCAGACGACAGTGATGAAGAAGATTTGGAAGCCCTGAGACTTGCTGCTTTGCAGTCCATCAAGAGCAAGCCTACTGTTGTGGTTCCTCGTAGGAGGCCAAAACTTGCCGGAAGACCAAATAGA AACTTCTTCAGGGGGAGTGTGAACCCTAACTTAATATCGATTGTACCGGTGGAAAATCCTCTTGAAAAGAGTGAGCCAGCCAAGAAAGTAAAATCTGATGACCCCCCTCCTCTGGTGTTACCTCAGCATCGTTACTGCAAAACTGAAGTGAAGACTGAGAAAGCTGAGGAAAAACCACAAG TATCGACTAAATTCAGCCGGTTTGAAGATTCCAATTCTGGGGatagtgatgatgattatgatgatgagtTTGATGAAAAATCCAGTGACAGTGACCATGCGTGTGAAACTGCAGAGAAGGCTGTTAAGGCAGAACCCGATGATGCAGATGATGATGAGTTGTTATTGCAAGATGAGGACAGCCTGGGGAAATTCTTCAACGAAATAGACGATGTGCCGGAAGAGAAAAACAATACTGAATCTCCAGTTAAAAAGGAGAAAGTGAGACCGTCTGGTGTTAAGACTACTCAGTCCTCTGGCAACCTGAAGAAGCCTATTGTGAAAAAGGAGTTGGGTTCATTGGAAGACTCTAGTTCTGGCCTTAAAAGTGTAATGAGTGATAGGTCATCTGTCAGCAAAGTTGTGGTTAACAAGACTGACAATCTCAATATGAGGGAAAGTGGCGTAAGTGTTAAAACCAAAGTGGAGGATAATAAGGTCCTTAAGGAAGGGTCGCCTCTCAAGAAGGCTGTAAAAGCATCAGTGGAAGATGACAAAAGAATAAATCGACCCTGTGTCATGGGGCGAAACAGATCCCCTTCACCTACTAGGGGCAAGCTTCAGGATCGTGGTGAAGTATCGCCCATTCTCTCAAGGAAAAAGAATGACTCTCCTGTCAGGCGGAAACCTTCTCCGCCATCTCCTGGTAGTCTGTCCCCGTTGTGCAAAACACAGCTCAGTCAATTGCCTGTGGGGAAGCAGCCTCACCCTCCTCGGAGCTTGCCTTCAAGGAATTCTCCTCAAGACATGACGCCTCCCTCCTACTGGGGCTCACAGTCCAACTCAAACCATGGCTATCCTCATGGTGTATCTAGTCGAGAATGGTCGTCATCGCCACGCAAGTGGTCAGGCCCTCAGGTTCCTGGCTCCCTCAGTGATCCTCCACGACACCTTGCCCCTAAGAACATTTCCCCCCCTCGCCAGCGTAGGTCGTCTAAATCTCCATTCCGCGGGGTCTCCCGGGTGCGAAGGTCTTCCGATAGGGATTGGTCCACCTCTCCTCCCCGAAGAAGGTACAAGGACTTTGACACTCCTCCAGATTCTCTTCGCTCCTCTAACGATGGGCGCAAATCCTCTCGAAGGAGGTCCTTGTCTCCAGTAAGGCTGGGAGACAGGTCAAGGTATGCAGGAAAGATGTCTGAAGTTCCTCTCTCAGGTCGATTTTCACCGGACAAGAAGAGTCTACGTCGTTCTCGCTCTCGAAGTCCTCGTTTCTCCCCCCCAAAGAAGAATTCCCATCGCTCTCGTTCTCGCAGCCCAAGGTATTCTCCCGTCTTCAGGAGTTCTCATCGTTCTCGTTCCCGTAGTCCAAGATTTCCCCCAACGTCAAAGAGTTCCCTCCGATCCCACTCTCGCAGTCCAAGATTCTCACCTGTCAGAAAGCGTTCCTGCAGTCCAAGATTATCTCCTGTCAGGAAGCGCTCACGCAGCCCCAGGATTTCGCCTCTCCGTAAGCGTTCCCGTAGCAGGAGTTTTTCACCAGTCAGAAAGCGTTCACGTAGCCCAAGACTTTCACCGATCAGAAAACGTTCTCGGAGTCCAAGAATTTCACCAGCTAGAAGGCGATCTCGCAGTCCCAGGTTTTCACCGGTCAGGAAGCGTTCCCGCAGTCCTAGGTTTTCTCCACTCAGGAAGGATTCCCGCAGTCCATTGAAGACAAGGAGGAGTCTGTCTCCAGCTCGTTCTCTGTCTCGCACTCCAAGCTTAAGTCCCTCTCCAGATCGGGAAGGAAAATCAGCCGCTGGAAATTATAGGAGGCACAAATCACCCCTGAGGTTGCCTGGATTCAGGCCGCCAAGACCTCAGGATGGAAGGACCTTCAGACCGGATGGTAAAGTCAATCGTAAGGATAGTGATAGACGTGTGAAGAGGTTGAATGGACCATCTAGAAAGATGGTGGACAGTAGACAGGAGGTCTCTAAGATTAGGCCTTTAAGTACAAAATCTGAAGATAAGTCCAGTGAGCCTGTGTCAGAAGAAAAGGTGGACTCACTCGACAAGGAAGTTGATAAAAGCCCAGTGAATATTCCGCCACCCAGTAGTTGGTCCAGTGAGGATGATGGTGAGTCAGATAGTGAATCAAGATTCAAGGGAACTGATTCTAAAGCAGTTCAGCCCTCAGTCACTCCACCAAAACCTGTGCAATCAGCCTTGTTGAGGGTGAAGGATCTGAAAGAATTAGTATCACCTGACAAGACATCACCAAAGAAGAAAAAGAACAAGCGCAATAAGAAAATGTTATCTAAAACAAAGGCATTGGACA ATTCACCTGAGCCACAGTCAAAGAGGCTGAACGAAGTTGATTTAAGGGCTGAGTTGAGCCGAAGGAGAGCAGAGCGTGTTAATAAG AGTAAGGGCACCAATTCCGATGTTCCAGTAAGACTTGTTCAATCAGCATTGCAGAGTATTGGAAGCAA ACCAAATTCTCTGGATAGCGAAAGAAGTACATTAAAGTCATATGCAGCAAAAAGTGATGCAGGAACTG AACTTATGATCTCAAAGAAGAAGCCCATTCACTTACGCTTGGGCTTGCCCGTGGCTCGTAACCCGGACCCGCCTGAGCTGACCTCATCGGCTGGCAGCTTATTGCCCCGGATTTCAGGTCTCGATAATGCTGATAGCGATCCCGGAGCCGAAGGAGGCAACAGTAAGTGGAGGAAAGTGAAACTGAAGAGGAGCGTAACCGTGGAGAAGTCTCAATCTCGAGGTACTCCCACCACCAACAATGCCTCTGGTAAGGAGCAGGTAATGTCCGTTTCTCAGTTGATGCTTTTGATCCTCGCTGGAGTGTGGTGTGGGCACAGACGTCGTCTTGGCCCCTCGTCCTCTTCCTCTCCTCTGCCTTACCTCTCACCCCATTCGGATGATGTCTCCAAGTCTCTCTCCTCACCTCTGCTCTCGGGTCAAGAGAAGTCTTGCCAAAAGAATACTGGAGACAGTATTTTGGGCTGTCCGGTGACTAATTTTTCGTGTTCTGTAAATTTTTACATCGTTGGCATtaaaaagtatttgtatttacCTTCAGGaaagttgacaaaaaaaaactcatctttTCACCATAACCTAACAAGAGTTTATTTAGAATACAAAAATTGA
- the LOC124161529 gene encoding serine/arginine repetitive matrix protein 2-like isoform X2 produces the protein MADDSDEEDLEALRLAALQSIKSKPTVVVPRRRPKLAGRPNRNFFRGSVNPNLISIVPVENPLEKSEPAKKVKSDDPPPLVLPQHRYCKTEVKTEKAEEKPQVSTKFSRFEDSNSGDSDDDYDDEFDEKSSDSDHACETAEKAVKAEPDDADDDELLLQDEDSLGKFFNEIDDVPEEKNNTESPVKKEKVRPSGVKTTQSSGNLKKPIVKKELGSLEDSSSGLKSVMSDRSSVSKVVVNKTDNLNMRESGVSVKTKVEDNKVLKEGSPLKKAVKASVEDDKRINRPCVMGRNRSPSPTRGKLQDRGEVSPILSRKKNDSPVRRKPSPPSPGSLSPLCKTQLSQLPVGKQPHPPRSLPSRNSPQDMTPPSYWGSQSNSNHGYPHGVSSREWSSSPRKWSGPQVPGSLSDPPRHLAPKNISPPRQRRSSKSPFRGVSRVRRSSDRDWSTSPPRRRYKDFDTPPDSLRSSNDGRKSSRRRSLSPVRLGDRSRYAGKMSEVPLSGRFSPDKKSLRRSRSRSPRFSPPKKNSHRSRSRSPRYSPVFRSSHRSRSRSPRFPPTSKSSLRSHSRSPRFSPVRKRSCSPRLSPVRKRSRSPRISPLRKRSRSRSFSPVRKRSRSPRLSPIRKRSRSPRISPARRRSRSPRFSPVRKRSRSPRFSPLRKDSRSPLKTRRSLSPARSLSRTPSLSPSPDREGKSAAGNYRRHKSPLRLPGFRPPRPQDGRTFRPDGKVNRKDSDRRVKRLNGPSRKMVDSRQEVSKIRPLSTKSEDKSSEPVSEEKVDSLDKEVDKSPVNIPPPSSWSSEDDGESDSESRFKGTDSKAVQPSVTPPKPVQSALLRVKDLKELVSPDKTSPKKKKNKRNKKMLSKTKALDNSPEPQSKRLNEVDLRAELSRRRAERVNKSKGTNSDVPVRLVQSALQSIGSKPNSLDSERSTLKSYAAKSDAGTELMISKKKPIHLRLGLPVARNPDPPELTSSAGSLLPRISGLDNADSDPGAEGGNSKWRKVKLKRSVTVEKSQSRGTPTTNNASGKEQVMSVSQLMLLILAGVWCGHRRRLGPSSSSSPLPYLSPHSDDVSKSLSSPLLSGQEKSCQKNTGDSILGCPVTNFSCSVNFYIVGIKKYLYLPSGKLTKKNSSFHHNLTRVYLEYKN, from the exons ATGGCAGACGACAGTGATGAAGAAGATTTGGAAGCCCTGAGACTTGCTGCTTTGCAGTCCATCAAGAGCAAGCCTACTGTTGTGGTTCCTCGTAGGAGGCCAAAACTTGCCGGAAGACCAAATAGA AACTTCTTCAGGGGGAGTGTGAACCCTAACTTAATATCGATTGTACCGGTGGAAAATCCTCTTGAAAAGAGTGAGCCAGCCAAGAAAGTAAAATCTGATGACCCCCCTCCTCTGGTGTTACCTCAGCATCGTTACTGCAAAACTGAAGTGAAGACTGAGAAAGCTGAGGAAAAACCACAAG TATCGACTAAATTCAGCCGGTTTGAAGATTCCAATTCTGGGGatagtgatgatgattatgatgatgagtTTGATGAAAAATCCAGTGACAGTGACCATGCGTGTGAAACTGCAGAGAAGGCTGTTAAGGCAGAACCCGATGATGCAGATGATGATGAGTTGTTATTGCAAGATGAGGACAGCCTGGGGAAATTCTTCAACGAAATAGACGATGTGCCGGAAGAGAAAAACAATACTGAATCTCCAGTTAAAAAGGAGAAAGTGAGACCGTCTGGTGTTAAGACTACTCAGTCCTCTGGCAACCTGAAGAAGCCTATTGTGAAAAAGGAGTTGGGTTCATTGGAAGACTCTAGTTCTGGCCTTAAAAGTGTAATGAGTGATAGGTCATCTGTCAGCAAAGTTGTGGTTAACAAGACTGACAATCTCAATATGAGGGAAAGTGGCGTAAGTGTTAAAACCAAAGTGGAGGATAATAAGGTCCTTAAGGAAGGGTCGCCTCTCAAGAAGGCTGTAAAAGCATCAGTGGAAGATGACAAAAGAATAAATCGACCCTGTGTCATGGGGCGAAACAGATCCCCTTCACCTACTAGGGGCAAGCTTCAGGATCGTGGTGAAGTATCGCCCATTCTCTCAAGGAAAAAGAATGACTCTCCTGTCAGGCGGAAACCTTCTCCGCCATCTCCTGGTAGTCTGTCCCCGTTGTGCAAAACACAGCTCAGTCAATTGCCTGTGGGGAAGCAGCCTCACCCTCCTCGGAGCTTGCCTTCAAGGAATTCTCCTCAAGACATGACGCCTCCCTCCTACTGGGGCTCACAGTCCAACTCAAACCATGGCTATCCTCATGGTGTATCTAGTCGAGAATGGTCGTCATCGCCACGCAAGTGGTCAGGCCCTCAGGTTCCTGGCTCCCTCAGTGATCCTCCACGACACCTTGCCCCTAAGAACATTTCCCCCCCTCGCCAGCGTAGGTCGTCTAAATCTCCATTCCGCGGGGTCTCCCGGGTGCGAAGGTCTTCCGATAGGGATTGGTCCACCTCTCCTCCCCGAAGAAGGTACAAGGACTTTGACACTCCTCCAGATTCTCTTCGCTCCTCTAACGATGGGCGCAAATCCTCTCGAAGGAGGTCCTTGTCTCCAGTAAGGCTGGGAGACAGGTCAAGGTATGCAGGAAAGATGTCTGAAGTTCCTCTCTCAGGTCGATTTTCACCGGACAAGAAGAGTCTACGTCGTTCTCGCTCTCGAAGTCCTCGTTTCTCCCCCCCAAAGAAGAATTCCCATCGCTCTCGTTCTCGCAGCCCAAGGTATTCTCCCGTCTTCAGGAGTTCTCATCGTTCTCGTTCCCGTAGTCCAAGATTTCCCCCAACGTCAAAGAGTTCCCTCCGATCCCACTCTCGCAGTCCAAGATTCTCACCTGTCAGAAAGCGTTCCTGCAGTCCAAGATTATCTCCTGTCAGGAAGCGCTCACGCAGCCCCAGGATTTCGCCTCTCCGTAAGCGTTCCCGTAGCAGGAGTTTTTCACCAGTCAGAAAGCGTTCACGTAGCCCAAGACTTTCACCGATCAGAAAACGTTCTCGGAGTCCAAGAATTTCACCAGCTAGAAGGCGATCTCGCAGTCCCAGGTTTTCACCGGTCAGGAAGCGTTCCCGCAGTCCTAGGTTTTCTCCACTCAGGAAGGATTCCCGCAGTCCATTGAAGACAAGGAGGAGTCTGTCTCCAGCTCGTTCTCTGTCTCGCACTCCAAGCTTAAGTCCCTCTCCAGATCGGGAAGGAAAATCAGCCGCTGGAAATTATAGGAGGCACAAATCACCCCTGAGGTTGCCTGGATTCAGGCCGCCAAGACCTCAGGATGGAAGGACCTTCAGACCGGATGGTAAAGTCAATCGTAAGGATAGTGATAGACGTGTGAAGAGGTTGAATGGACCATCTAGAAAGATGGTGGACAGTAGACAGGAGGTCTCTAAGATTAGGCCTTTAAGTACAAAATCTGAAGATAAGTCCAGTGAGCCTGTGTCAGAAGAAAAGGTGGACTCACTCGACAAGGAAGTTGATAAAAGCCCAGTGAATATTCCGCCACCCAGTAGTTGGTCCAGTGAGGATGATGGTGAGTCAGATAGTGAATCAAGATTCAAGGGAACTGATTCTAAAGCAGTTCAGCCCTCAGTCACTCCACCAAAACCTGTGCAATCAGCCTTGTTGAGGGTGAAGGATCTGAAAGAATTAGTATCACCTGACAAGACATCACCAAAGAAGAAAAAGAACAAGCGCAATAAGAAAATGTTATCTAAAACAAAGGCATTGGACA ATTCACCTGAGCCACAGTCAAAGAGGCTGAACGAAGTTGATTTAAGGGCTGAGTTGAGCCGAAGGAGAGCAGAGCGTGTTAATAAG AGTAAGGGCACCAATTCCGATGTTCCAGTAAGACTTGTTCAATCAGCATTGCAGAGTATTGGAAGCAA ACCAAATTCTCTGGATAGCGAAAGAAGTACATTAAAGTCATATGCAGCAAAAAGTGATGCAGGAACTG AACTTATGATCTCAAAGAAGAAGCCCATTCACTTACGCTTGGGCTTGCCCGTGGCTCGTAACCCGGACCCGCCTGAGCTGACCTCATCGGCTGGCAGCTTATTGCCCCGGATTTCAGGTCTCGATAATGCTGATAGCGATCCCGGAGCCGAAGGAGGCAACAGTAAGTGGAGGAAAGTGAAACTGAAGAGGAGCGTAACCGTGGAGAAGTCTCAATCTCGAGGTACTCCCACCACCAACAATGCCTCTGGTAAGGAGCAGGTAATGTCCGTTTCTCAGTTGATGCTTTTGATCCTCGCTGGAGTGTGGTGTGGGCACAGACGTCGTCTTGGCCCCTCGTCCTCTTCCTCTCCTCTGCCTTACCTCTCACCCCATTCGGATGATGTCTCCAAGTCTCTCTCCTCACCTCTGCTCTCGGGTCAAGAGAAGTCTTGCCAAAAGAATACTGGAGACAGTATTTTGGGCTGTCCGGTGACTAATTTTTCGTGTTCTGTAAATTTTTACATCGTTGGCATtaaaaagtatttgtatttacCTTCAGGaaagttgacaaaaaaaaactcatctttTCACCATAACCTAACAAGAGTTTATTTAGAATACAAAAATTGA
- the LOC124161529 gene encoding serine/arginine repetitive matrix protein 2-like isoform X4, which yields MDAAIKPRAMADDSDEEDLEALRLAALQSIKSKPTVVVPRRRPKLAGRPNRNFFRGSVNPNLISIVPVENPLEKSEPAKKVKSDDPPPLVLPQHRYCKTEVKTEKAEEKPQVSTKFSRFEDSNSGDSDDDYDDEFDEKSSDSDHACETAEKAVKAEPDDADDDELLLQDEDSLGKFFNEIDDVPEEKNNTESPVKKEKVRPSGVKTTQSSGNLKKPIVKKELGSLEDSSSGLKSVMSDRSSVSKVVVNKTDNLNMRESGVSVKTKVEDNKVLKEGSPLKKAVKASVEDDKRINRPCVMGRNRSPSPTRGKLQDRGEVSPILSRKKNDSPVRRKPSPPSPGSLSPLCKTQLSQLPVGKQPHPPRSLPSRNSPQDMTPPSYWGSQSNSNHGYPHGVSSREWSSSPRKWSGPQVPGSLSDPPRHLAPKNISPPRQRRSSKSPFRGVSRVRRSSDRDWSTSPPRRRYKDFDTPPDSLRSSNDGRKSSRRRSLSPVRLGDRSRYAGKMSEVPLSGRFSPDKKSLRRSRSRSPRFSPPKKNSHRSRSRSPRYSPVFRSSHRSRSRSPRFPPTSKSSLRSHSRSPRFSPVRKRSCSPRLSPVRKRSRSPRISPLRKRSRSRSFSPVRKRSRSPRLSPIRKRSRSPRISPARRRSRSPRFSPVRKRSRSPRFSPLRKDSRSPLKTRRSLSPARSLSRTPSLSPSPDREGKSAAGNYRRHKSPLRLPGFRPPRPQDGRTFRPDGKVNRKDSDRRVKRLNGPSRKMVDSRQEVSKIRPLSTKSEDKSSEPVSEEKVDSLDKEVDKSPVNIPPPSSWSSEDDGESDSESRFKGTDSKAVQPSVTPPKPVQSALLRVKDLKELVSPDKTSPKKKKNKRNKKMLSKTKALDNSPEPQSKRLNEVDLRAELSRRRAERVNKSKGTNSDVPVRLVQSALQSIGSKPNSLDSERSTLKSYAAKSDAGTELMISKKKPIHLRLGLPVARNPDPPELTSSAGSLLPRISGLDNADSDPGAEGGNSKWRKVKLKRSVTVEKSQSRGTPTTNNASGKEQV from the exons ATGGATGCTGCCATTAAG CCTAGAGCTATGGCAGACGACAGTGATGAAGAAGATTTGGAAGCCCTGAGACTTGCTGCTTTGCAGTCCATCAAGAGCAAGCCTACTGTTGTGGTTCCTCGTAGGAGGCCAAAACTTGCCGGAAGACCAAATAGA AACTTCTTCAGGGGGAGTGTGAACCCTAACTTAATATCGATTGTACCGGTGGAAAATCCTCTTGAAAAGAGTGAGCCAGCCAAGAAAGTAAAATCTGATGACCCCCCTCCTCTGGTGTTACCTCAGCATCGTTACTGCAAAACTGAAGTGAAGACTGAGAAAGCTGAGGAAAAACCACAAG TATCGACTAAATTCAGCCGGTTTGAAGATTCCAATTCTGGGGatagtgatgatgattatgatgatgagtTTGATGAAAAATCCAGTGACAGTGACCATGCGTGTGAAACTGCAGAGAAGGCTGTTAAGGCAGAACCCGATGATGCAGATGATGATGAGTTGTTATTGCAAGATGAGGACAGCCTGGGGAAATTCTTCAACGAAATAGACGATGTGCCGGAAGAGAAAAACAATACTGAATCTCCAGTTAAAAAGGAGAAAGTGAGACCGTCTGGTGTTAAGACTACTCAGTCCTCTGGCAACCTGAAGAAGCCTATTGTGAAAAAGGAGTTGGGTTCATTGGAAGACTCTAGTTCTGGCCTTAAAAGTGTAATGAGTGATAGGTCATCTGTCAGCAAAGTTGTGGTTAACAAGACTGACAATCTCAATATGAGGGAAAGTGGCGTAAGTGTTAAAACCAAAGTGGAGGATAATAAGGTCCTTAAGGAAGGGTCGCCTCTCAAGAAGGCTGTAAAAGCATCAGTGGAAGATGACAAAAGAATAAATCGACCCTGTGTCATGGGGCGAAACAGATCCCCTTCACCTACTAGGGGCAAGCTTCAGGATCGTGGTGAAGTATCGCCCATTCTCTCAAGGAAAAAGAATGACTCTCCTGTCAGGCGGAAACCTTCTCCGCCATCTCCTGGTAGTCTGTCCCCGTTGTGCAAAACACAGCTCAGTCAATTGCCTGTGGGGAAGCAGCCTCACCCTCCTCGGAGCTTGCCTTCAAGGAATTCTCCTCAAGACATGACGCCTCCCTCCTACTGGGGCTCACAGTCCAACTCAAACCATGGCTATCCTCATGGTGTATCTAGTCGAGAATGGTCGTCATCGCCACGCAAGTGGTCAGGCCCTCAGGTTCCTGGCTCCCTCAGTGATCCTCCACGACACCTTGCCCCTAAGAACATTTCCCCCCCTCGCCAGCGTAGGTCGTCTAAATCTCCATTCCGCGGGGTCTCCCGGGTGCGAAGGTCTTCCGATAGGGATTGGTCCACCTCTCCTCCCCGAAGAAGGTACAAGGACTTTGACACTCCTCCAGATTCTCTTCGCTCCTCTAACGATGGGCGCAAATCCTCTCGAAGGAGGTCCTTGTCTCCAGTAAGGCTGGGAGACAGGTCAAGGTATGCAGGAAAGATGTCTGAAGTTCCTCTCTCAGGTCGATTTTCACCGGACAAGAAGAGTCTACGTCGTTCTCGCTCTCGAAGTCCTCGTTTCTCCCCCCCAAAGAAGAATTCCCATCGCTCTCGTTCTCGCAGCCCAAGGTATTCTCCCGTCTTCAGGAGTTCTCATCGTTCTCGTTCCCGTAGTCCAAGATTTCCCCCAACGTCAAAGAGTTCCCTCCGATCCCACTCTCGCAGTCCAAGATTCTCACCTGTCAGAAAGCGTTCCTGCAGTCCAAGATTATCTCCTGTCAGGAAGCGCTCACGCAGCCCCAGGATTTCGCCTCTCCGTAAGCGTTCCCGTAGCAGGAGTTTTTCACCAGTCAGAAAGCGTTCACGTAGCCCAAGACTTTCACCGATCAGAAAACGTTCTCGGAGTCCAAGAATTTCACCAGCTAGAAGGCGATCTCGCAGTCCCAGGTTTTCACCGGTCAGGAAGCGTTCCCGCAGTCCTAGGTTTTCTCCACTCAGGAAGGATTCCCGCAGTCCATTGAAGACAAGGAGGAGTCTGTCTCCAGCTCGTTCTCTGTCTCGCACTCCAAGCTTAAGTCCCTCTCCAGATCGGGAAGGAAAATCAGCCGCTGGAAATTATAGGAGGCACAAATCACCCCTGAGGTTGCCTGGATTCAGGCCGCCAAGACCTCAGGATGGAAGGACCTTCAGACCGGATGGTAAAGTCAATCGTAAGGATAGTGATAGACGTGTGAAGAGGTTGAATGGACCATCTAGAAAGATGGTGGACAGTAGACAGGAGGTCTCTAAGATTAGGCCTTTAAGTACAAAATCTGAAGATAAGTCCAGTGAGCCTGTGTCAGAAGAAAAGGTGGACTCACTCGACAAGGAAGTTGATAAAAGCCCAGTGAATATTCCGCCACCCAGTAGTTGGTCCAGTGAGGATGATGGTGAGTCAGATAGTGAATCAAGATTCAAGGGAACTGATTCTAAAGCAGTTCAGCCCTCAGTCACTCCACCAAAACCTGTGCAATCAGCCTTGTTGAGGGTGAAGGATCTGAAAGAATTAGTATCACCTGACAAGACATCACCAAAGAAGAAAAAGAACAAGCGCAATAAGAAAATGTTATCTAAAACAAAGGCATTGGACA ATTCACCTGAGCCACAGTCAAAGAGGCTGAACGAAGTTGATTTAAGGGCTGAGTTGAGCCGAAGGAGAGCAGAGCGTGTTAATAAG AGTAAGGGCACCAATTCCGATGTTCCAGTAAGACTTGTTCAATCAGCATTGCAGAGTATTGGAAGCAA ACCAAATTCTCTGGATAGCGAAAGAAGTACATTAAAGTCATATGCAGCAAAAAGTGATGCAGGAACTG AACTTATGATCTCAAAGAAGAAGCCCATTCACTTACGCTTGGGCTTGCCCGTGGCTCGTAACCCGGACCCGCCTGAGCTGACCTCATCGGCTGGCAGCTTATTGCCCCGGATTTCAGGTCTCGATAATGCTGATAGCGATCCCGGAGCCGAAGGAGGCAACAGTAAGTGGAGGAAAGTGAAACTGAAGAGGAGCGTAACCGTGGAGAAGTCTCAATCTCGAGGTACTCCCACCACCAACAATGCCTCTGGTAAGGAGCAG